A region from the Caldicellulosiruptor naganoensis genome encodes:
- the rlmB gene encoding 23S rRNA (guanosine(2251)-2'-O)-methyltransferase RlmB, which translates to MRTIEGKNPVKEALKANSQITEVYISNTARDKALSEIISLCKQKGVVVKFVDKNKIEKMAKTKNPQGVIAIAQEYKYWDIDDLLLEASNKGEKPFLVLLDEVTDPHNFGSIIRSAHLCGAHGIIIEARNSCPITPTVEKASAGAIEHIKIARVVNLRRTIDELKRKGIWVYAADNNATKLLYDCDFKIPTCIVIGSEGKGISRLVKEGADFLVKISQKGKVNSYNASVAAGIIFFEVLKQRIQEGEGKGALNG; encoded by the coding sequence ATGAGGACAATTGAAGGCAAAAATCCTGTAAAAGAAGCATTAAAAGCTAACAGTCAAATCACAGAGGTGTATATATCAAATACTGCAAGGGATAAAGCATTATCAGAGATTATAAGCCTTTGCAAGCAAAAAGGTGTTGTGGTAAAGTTTGTTGACAAGAACAAGATAGAAAAGATGGCGAAGACAAAAAATCCACAGGGAGTAATTGCAATTGCTCAGGAGTATAAGTACTGGGATATAGATGACCTTTTGCTTGAAGCATCAAATAAAGGCGAAAAGCCTTTTTTAGTGTTATTAGACGAGGTTACCGATCCACACAATTTTGGTTCAATTATAAGGTCTGCCCATTTATGTGGTGCCCATGGTATTATTATTGAGGCAAGGAATTCATGCCCGATCACCCCTACTGTTGAAAAAGCTTCAGCAGGTGCAATAGAACACATTAAGATAGCAAGAGTTGTTAACTTAAGAAGAACAATAGATGAGCTTAAGCGAAAGGGTATTTGGGTGTACGCAGCAGACAACAATGCCACAAAGCTTTTGTATGATTGTGATTTTAAGATTCCAACATGTATTGTGATTGGCTCTGAAGGTAAAGGAATTTCAAGGCTTGTAAAAGAGGGGGCTGATTTTTTAGTGAAAATTTCCCAAAAAGGCAAGGTCAACTCTTACAATGCTTCTGTTGCGGCTGGGATTATCTTCTTTGAGGTTTTAAAACAAAGAATTCAAGAAGGAGAAGGGAAAGGTGCACTTAATGGTTGA
- the thyX gene encoding FAD-dependent thymidylate synthase — translation MSFKVVLLSHTPDPEKVVATAAKLCYSNTSVENIYDKLDSEAVKNFLNLLIDVGHESPLEHVSFTFGIEGVSRSFTHQLVRHRIASYSQQSQRYVRLDGFEYVIPPSIEEDEELKTIFVDTMNQIAKSYKILTEKLQERHKNALVNKGFSEKEALKKAEKMAIEDARYVLPNACETKIIMTMNARELLHFFEQRCCNRAQWEIRSVADKILEIVKEIAPNIFKFAGPKCIRLGYCPEGKFSCGEFEKVKKKYLGKREENEDN, via the coding sequence ATGAGCTTTAAGGTTGTTCTTTTATCGCATACACCCGACCCTGAAAAGGTTGTAGCAACAGCTGCAAAGCTTTGTTATTCAAATACATCAGTTGAGAATATTTATGATAAGCTCGATAGCGAAGCAGTTAAAAACTTTTTAAATCTCTTGATTGATGTTGGCCATGAATCTCCGCTTGAGCATGTGAGTTTTACATTTGGGATTGAGGGTGTTAGCAGGAGCTTTACACACCAGCTTGTCAGACACAGGATTGCTTCATATTCTCAGCAGTCACAAAGGTATGTGAGGCTTGATGGCTTTGAATATGTAATTCCACCGAGTATAGAAGAAGATGAGGAATTAAAAACCATCTTTGTAGACACAATGAACCAAATTGCAAAAAGCTACAAAATTTTAACAGAGAAGCTGCAGGAAAGGCACAAAAATGCTCTTGTCAATAAGGGCTTTAGCGAAAAGGAAGCTTTAAAAAAGGCTGAGAAAATGGCAATTGAAGATGCGAGATATGTTCTTCCAAACGCGTGTGAGACGAAGATAATCATGACAATGAACGCAAGAGAGCTTTTGCATTTTTTTGAACAGCGGTGTTGCAACAGAGCACAGTGGGAAATAAGAAGTGTTGCTGATAAAATCTTAGAGATAGTAAAAGAGATTGCACCGAACATTTTTAAGTTTGCAGGACCTAAATGCATAAGGCTTGGTTACTGTCCTGAAGGAAAGTTTTCTTGCGGGGAGTTTGAAAAGGTGAAGAAAAAATACCTTGGAAAGAGGGAAGAAAATGAGGACAATTGA
- a CDS encoding DnaD domain protein — MLKVFIQQKVQNFVVITYDFIKNHMPFSDGEFVKVYIYLKFLLQNKVEFIEINKIAHDLNLLESDVIKALEFWSERRLIKLTKDADGNITIDFLDEKLEFEKPENAPTPPVYTTEDLSRFYETDEKFRGLLEFAQKQYCRTFNKNDIDVLLEIYDWLKLPIEVIYLLINYVTITKNNKNLKYLEQMAIKWKELNIDSIEKAEEYIRSQEDTSRIKRLVLQNLGIYHRAPTKVEDEIMNVWINDWKMPEEVIIYALSLVKNVNNPTVNYVNGIIKRWYEAGLRSLEAIKKFELENAQKREKNKKQSSSKKVLYEERDPSTYTALEELYKKALRGNRDDDDDE, encoded by the coding sequence ATGCTAAAGGTCTTTATTCAACAAAAGGTCCAAAACTTTGTTGTAATCACTTATGATTTTATCAAAAACCACATGCCTTTTTCTGACGGGGAGTTCGTGAAGGTATACATATACCTAAAGTTCTTGCTTCAAAATAAAGTGGAATTTATTGAGATAAACAAGATAGCACATGACCTAAACCTTCTTGAGAGTGATGTAATCAAAGCACTTGAATTTTGGTCAGAAAGAAGACTGATAAAGCTTACAAAAGATGCAGATGGAAATATAACAATTGATTTTTTGGACGAAAAGCTTGAGTTTGAAAAGCCTGAAAATGCACCTACACCCCCTGTCTACACAACTGAAGACTTATCAAGGTTTTATGAAACAGACGAAAAATTCAGGGGACTTCTTGAATTTGCTCAAAAGCAATACTGCAGGACTTTCAATAAAAATGATATAGACGTGCTTCTTGAAATTTATGATTGGTTAAAGCTTCCTATTGAGGTAATATATCTTCTCATAAACTATGTAACAATCACTAAGAATAATAAGAATCTTAAATACCTTGAACAAATGGCAATTAAATGGAAAGAGCTGAATATAGATAGCATTGAAAAGGCTGAGGAGTACATAAGGTCACAAGAGGACACAAGTAGAATAAAGAGACTTGTACTTCAGAACCTTGGAATATATCACAGAGCTCCGACTAAGGTCGAAGATGAGATTATGAACGTTTGGATAAATGATTGGAAGATGCCTGAAGAAGTCATAATATACGCTTTGAGTCTGGTAAAAAATGTTAATAATCCCACTGTAAATTATGTAAATGGTATAATAAAGCGATGGTATGAGGCAGGACTAAGAAGTTTAGAGGCAATCAAAAAGTTTGAGCTTGAAAATGCACAAAAGAGAGAGAAAAACAAAAAACAGTCAAGTTCTAAGAAAGTTTTATATGAAGAAAGAGATCCGTCTACATATACAGCTCTTGAAGAACTTTATAAAAAGGCATTGAGAGGTAATAGAGATGACGATGATGACGAATAA
- a CDS encoding ATP-binding protein, translating to MMTNKKKIIEMINRIYQQRRQNAEIARERKIAQLSSKSKDFDILNEKITKAGLKLSQASLSQNQAEIEKYSKILDSLLQKRTKLLIDLGLGSNYLEPEYTCQACQDTGFIVSENGIEVCKCRTQLFIELLYEQSKLKDILKEHNFKNFNLEYYSKEIDPQEGISPYENMLNIIKEVKKFIKNFDKPSQKGLLFYGSTGLGKTFLAHCIAKEIIDRKKTVIFLDSISFFEILKEKYSKMVRLYDEVDDEEYKSLEEVDLLIIDDLGNEGKSAEFCYGVFQSLLDKRYMTNKKMIITTNYNIDGLLKLYSDKTMGRLHEYFMFLHLFGEDIRVIKAKTQLERRAT from the coding sequence ATGATGACGAATAAAAAGAAGATAATTGAGATGATAAACAGGATATATCAGCAACGTCGTCAAAATGCAGAAATTGCAAGAGAAAGAAAGATTGCTCAGCTTTCTTCCAAGTCAAAAGATTTTGATATATTAAATGAAAAGATAACAAAAGCAGGTTTAAAACTTTCACAAGCTTCTCTTTCTCAAAACCAAGCTGAGATAGAAAAGTACTCAAAGATACTTGATAGCTTACTTCAGAAGCGGACAAAACTTTTGATTGATCTTGGACTTGGAAGTAATTATTTAGAACCTGAGTACACATGCCAAGCATGCCAAGACACTGGTTTTATTGTAAGTGAAAACGGAATTGAGGTTTGCAAATGTAGAACACAGCTCTTCATAGAACTTTTGTATGAACAGAGCAAGTTAAAAGATATTCTAAAAGAGCATAACTTTAAAAATTTTAACTTAGAATATTATTCAAAAGAGATAGACCCACAGGAAGGTATATCTCCTTATGAAAATATGTTAAACATTATAAAAGAAGTAAAAAAATTTATCAAAAACTTTGACAAACCTTCTCAAAAAGGACTACTTTTTTACGGTAGTACTGGGCTTGGCAAGACCTTTTTAGCCCACTGTATTGCCAAAGAGATTATTGACAGAAAAAAAACGGTAATATTTCTTGACAGCATCTCATTCTTTGAGATTCTAAAAGAAAAGTACTCTAAAATGGTAAGGCTATACGATGAAGTAGACGATGAAGAGTATAAAAGCCTTGAAGAAGTGGACCTTTTGATTATTGACGACCTTGGAAATGAGGGAAAAAGTGCAGAGTTTTGTTATGGTGTATTTCAAAGTCTTTTGGACAAGCGTTATATGACAAACAAGAAGATGATCATTACAACAAACTATAACATCGATGGTTTGCTAAAGCTCTACTCAGACAAAACAATGGGAAGGCTTCATGAGTATTTCATGTTTTTGCATCTGTTTGGTGAAGATATCAGGGTTATAAAGGCTAAAACTCAGTTAGAAAGGAGAGCTACTTAA
- the fabZ gene encoding 3-hydroxyacyl-ACP dehydratase FabZ — translation MYDVTSILQILPHRYPFLLVDRIIEIEEGKKAKGIKNVTINEPFFQGHFPGNPVMPGVLIVEAMAQVGAVAMLSKEEFKGKTPFFAGIDKVRFKKVVRPGDVLLIETELISLKGSIGKAKAVAYVEGEVVCEGELLFAIK, via the coding sequence ATGTACGATGTTACCAGCATATTGCAGATTTTACCACACAGGTACCCATTTTTGCTTGTTGACAGAATAATTGAGATAGAAGAGGGAAAAAAGGCAAAAGGAATAAAGAATGTAACAATAAATGAACCTTTTTTCCAGGGGCATTTCCCGGGCAATCCTGTAATGCCAGGTGTTTTAATTGTTGAGGCAATGGCACAGGTTGGAGCTGTTGCCATGCTCTCAAAAGAAGAATTTAAAGGAAAGACTCCGTTTTTTGCGGGTATTGATAAAGTAAGGTTTAAAAAGGTTGTAAGACCGGGAGATGTGCTTTTGATTGAAACAGAGCTTATATCTCTCAAAGGCTCAATTGGCAAGGCGAAAGCTGTTGCTTATGTTGAAGGTGAAGTTGTTTGCGAGGGAGAGCTACTTTTTGCAATTAAGTAG
- a CDS encoding DUF1646 family protein encodes MISGLIVLLLIILFLPFFVKAVEHNLEYFLFIMGIIGVIISKQMSLDLFEHILKNHLLYYITFAVLIAGMLFFFFRNRINTMIELLTHRISIQLFVFVIIVILGLSSSFITAIIASLLLTEIMHHMPLDRNTKVKVIVLACFAIGFGAALTPVGEPLATITISKLKADFFYLARAIGLEIFITILLMAFLAALVVKKASKTDKDEFTESAESIKDVFLRAFKVFVFVFALELLGTAFKPLIDLYIIKLDAKILYWVNMISAIVDNATLAAAEISREMTDEQVRAIVLGMIISGGMLIPGNIPNIISAGKFKIKSKEWARIGVPIGLILMAVYFVLVFIIKL; translated from the coding sequence ATGATTAGTGGGTTAATAGTACTACTTTTGATTATTTTATTTTTGCCTTTTTTTGTTAAGGCAGTTGAACATAATTTAGAGTATTTTTTGTTCATAATGGGCATTATAGGTGTTATTATTTCAAAGCAAATGAGCTTAGATTTATTTGAACATATTCTTAAAAATCATTTGCTTTATTATATAACTTTTGCTGTTTTGATAGCAGGGATGTTGTTTTTCTTCTTTAGAAATAGAATAAACACAATGATAGAATTACTAACTCATAGAATTTCAATCCAGCTTTTTGTGTTTGTTATAATTGTTATTTTGGGATTAAGTTCAAGTTTTATTACTGCCATAATTGCGTCACTGTTATTAACCGAAATAATGCATCACATGCCACTTGACAGAAACACCAAGGTAAAGGTTATTGTATTGGCGTGCTTTGCAATTGGATTTGGAGCGGCATTGACACCAGTTGGTGAACCGTTAGCAACAATTACTATTTCAAAGCTTAAAGCAGACTTTTTCTATTTAGCAAGAGCAATTGGGTTAGAAATTTTTATCACAATACTGTTAATGGCTTTTTTAGCAGCTCTTGTTGTTAAAAAGGCAAGTAAAACAGATAAAGATGAATTTACAGAAAGTGCAGAGAGCATTAAAGATGTGTTTTTAAGGGCTTTTAAGGTTTTTGTGTTCGTATTTGCACTTGAACTGTTAGGGACTGCTTTTAAACCCTTGATAGATTTGTACATCATAAAGTTAGATGCCAAAATTCTTTACTGGGTAAACATGATTTCTGCAATAGTGGATAATGCTACCCTGGCAGCTGCAGAGATTTCAAGAGAAATGACAGATGAACAGGTCCGAGCAATTGTTCTTGGAATGATTATAAGTGGAGGAATGCTAATTCCCGGAAATATACCAAATATAATCTCTGCAGGAAAGTTCAAAATTAAAAGTAAAGAGTGGGCAAGGATTGGGGTTCCAATAGGTTTGATTTTGATGGCTGTATATTTTGTTTTGGTGTTTATAATTAAACTGTAA
- a CDS encoding Mini-ribonuclease 3 encodes MLSPLVYAYIGDAVYELYVRNKVISENPDLTPYLYYLKTTMYVRASSQAVAIKKLYEKLDENEKRIVKRGRNAKTKTISKNAKLSDYKYATALETLIGYLYLENNIERLEYILSQVYEIITQEYQTSKNN; translated from the coding sequence TTGCTTAGTCCTTTAGTATATGCTTATATCGGCGATGCAGTGTATGAGTTATATGTAAGAAATAAAGTGATATCCGAGAATCCTGATTTGACTCCTTATCTTTACTACTTGAAAACTACTATGTATGTTCGGGCTTCAAGTCAAGCAGTAGCTATAAAAAAATTGTATGAAAAGCTTGACGAAAATGAAAAAAGGATTGTAAAGAGAGGCAGGAATGCGAAGACTAAAACCATTTCCAAGAATGCTAAGTTGAGTGATTATAAATATGCTACAGCACTTGAAACATTAATTGGTTATTTGTATTTAGAAAACAATATTGAAAGATTGGAGTATATTCTTTCTCAAGTGTATGAAATAATAACTCAAGAGTACCAAACGAGTAAAAACAACTAA
- a CDS encoding aminotransferase class I/II-fold pyridoxal phosphate-dependent enzyme, whose product MTKEDQSKTPLFDAVKRHIEKNIIPFHVPGHKYGRGLKEFTDFVGQNVMLMDLNGMEDLDNANNPIGVICEAEKLFASAFGAQYAYFLVNGTTAGVQTMIMSACEPGDEIILPRNAHKSAFGGIILSGAIPVYVQPEVNEELGITMGVTVENVKKAILKHPHAKAVFVINPTYYGIASDLKSITRTAHKFGMAVLVDEAHGAHMGFHNDFPLTAMEVGADMSAVSTHKTAGSLTQSSVLLLRGHRIQPETVRQILNLTMTTSSSYILMCSIDVARKQLAMYGEEMLEETLRLARMAREEINKIEGLYAFGKELIGTPGVYDFDETKLGINVRRLGITGYEAERILREEYNIQIEMSDLYNILAVITLGDTQESVEKLIEALRDMAKKLGVKDVKTPTIVLHSPQVIVSPRDAFYSSKKVVELDNAVGEISGEMVMAYPPGIPLILPGERITKDLVDYIKLLKEEDCQLQGTADPYVNTIRVLGTAD is encoded by the coding sequence GTGACAAAGGAGGACCAGAGCAAAACACCCCTTTTTGATGCTGTAAAAAGACACATTGAGAAAAACATCATCCCATTTCATGTGCCAGGACATAAATACGGAAGAGGCTTAAAAGAATTTACCGATTTTGTGGGTCAGAACGTCATGCTAATGGACCTAAATGGCATGGAAGATTTAGACAATGCAAACAATCCTATTGGAGTTATCTGCGAAGCGGAAAAGCTTTTTGCAAGTGCATTTGGAGCCCAGTATGCATACTTCTTAGTAAACGGTACAACAGCTGGTGTGCAGACAATGATAATGTCAGCTTGTGAGCCTGGTGATGAGATTATCTTGCCCCGAAACGCACACAAGAGTGCATTTGGTGGAATAATCCTGAGTGGGGCAATTCCTGTATATGTACAGCCAGAGGTAAATGAAGAGCTTGGTATTACAATGGGTGTGACAGTAGAGAACGTCAAAAAGGCTATTTTGAAGCATCCTCATGCAAAGGCTGTGTTTGTTATTAATCCAACATACTATGGTATAGCAAGTGATTTAAAGTCTATAACTCGAACTGCACACAAATTTGGTATGGCAGTTTTAGTTGATGAAGCGCATGGTGCTCATATGGGCTTTCACAATGATTTTCCGTTAACTGCGATGGAAGTTGGCGCTGATATGAGCGCTGTGTCAACACACAAGACAGCAGGTTCGCTTACTCAAAGCTCGGTACTTCTTTTGCGAGGTCACAGGATTCAACCTGAGACAGTAAGGCAAATTTTGAACCTTACAATGACAACGAGCTCATCCTATATCTTGATGTGTTCAATTGACGTTGCACGAAAACAGCTTGCTATGTATGGTGAAGAGATGTTAGAAGAGACTTTGAGACTTGCCAGGATGGCAAGAGAGGAAATAAACAAGATTGAAGGACTTTATGCATTTGGCAAAGAGCTTATTGGAACACCTGGTGTTTATGACTTTGATGAGACAAAGCTTGGAATCAATGTCAGAAGGCTTGGAATTACTGGTTATGAAGCTGAAAGAATTTTAAGAGAGGAGTACAATATACAGATAGAGATGTCTGACCTTTACAATATTTTGGCAGTAATTACTTTAGGTGATACACAAGAGAGTGTGGAAAAGCTAATTGAAGCACTTAGAGATATGGCAAAGAAGCTTGGTGTAAAAGATGTAAAGACTCCAACAATAGTGCTTCACTCACCACAGGTTATTGTTTCGCCACGTGATGCCTTTTATAGTTCAAAGAAGGTTGTTGAGCTTGACAATGCAGTTGGTGAGATTTCGGGCGAAATGGTGATGGCATATCCGCCGGGAATACCACTAATTTTGCCTGGGGAGAGAATAACAAAAGACCTTGTAGATTACATTAAACTTCTGAAAGAGGAGGACTGTCAGCTTCAGGGCACTGCTGACCCATATGTCAATACAATTAGAGTTTTAGGTACTGCTGATTGA
- a CDS encoding MgtC/SapB family protein produces the protein MLEDILKIIFAILAGGLIGMERENVHRPAGFRTHILVCVGSTLVMMTSEYIFNVYYKGHGNIDVARLGAQVISGIGFLGAGTIIKDGATVKGLTTAATLWAVACIGLAIGIGYYKGAVVATAAVYLTLIFLKKFEVRFVSKGILRSIVVEGHNLKDSIQKIDSILSAHSITIKDLKFIHEDTEKVYYKVLVLPDVNINQLITDLYLVEGVRRIFFE, from the coding sequence ATGTTAGAGGATATACTGAAAATTATATTCGCAATCTTAGCAGGTGGACTTATTGGCATGGAACGTGAAAATGTCCACAGACCGGCAGGCTTCAGGACTCATATACTTGTGTGTGTGGGTTCCACACTTGTTATGATGACATCTGAGTATATTTTCAATGTTTACTATAAAGGACATGGAAACATAGATGTTGCAAGGCTTGGCGCTCAGGTCATATCAGGAATTGGTTTTTTAGGTGCAGGGACCATAATCAAAGACGGTGCTACTGTGAAAGGCTTGACAACTGCTGCAACTCTGTGGGCTGTTGCTTGTATTGGCTTGGCTATTGGAATTGGCTATTACAAAGGAGCCGTTGTGGCAACAGCGGCTGTGTATCTTACATTGATTTTTTTAAAGAAGTTTGAAGTGAGATTTGTCTCCAAAGGAATTTTAAGATCAATTGTTGTTGAAGGACATAATCTCAAAGATTCTATACAAAAAATTGATTCTATTTTGTCTGCACATTCTATTACTATAAAAGACCTTAAATTTATACATGAAGATACAGAAAAGGTCTATTATAAAGTTTTGGTCCTACCTGATGTCAATATAAATCAGCTCATAACAGACCTTTACCTGGTGGAAGGTGTCAGAAGGATATTTTTTGAATAA
- a CDS encoding YebC/PmpR family DNA-binding transcriptional regulator: protein MAGHSKWANIRHKKEKTDAQKAKIFSKLGRELMVVAKMYGPDPEKNPKLRDVIAKAKANNMPMEKIMGFIKKAAGEIDTTGYEDITYEGYGPGGVAVIVEAMTNNRNRTAGEIRHIFDKNGGNLGQTGCVSWMFNKKGVIIIEKESFPDEDFVMEKALEYGAEDFSSENDVYEIITSPEDFSKVREGLEKDGFTFIRAQIEMIPQTTVKLSEEDAQKMRRLIDMLEDNDDVKEVYHNWEEE, encoded by the coding sequence ATGGCTGGACATTCGAAATGGGCAAATATCAGACATAAAAAGGAAAAAACTGATGCTCAGAAAGCCAAAATCTTCTCAAAATTAGGCAGAGAGTTGATGGTTGTAGCTAAAATGTATGGACCTGACCCTGAGAAAAATCCAAAACTCAGAGACGTGATTGCAAAAGCAAAGGCTAACAATATGCCTATGGAGAAGATAATGGGGTTTATAAAAAAAGCGGCTGGGGAGATTGACACAACAGGGTACGAAGACATTACATACGAAGGATATGGTCCGGGCGGTGTTGCTGTAATTGTTGAGGCTATGACAAACAACAGAAACAGAACTGCCGGCGAAATTAGGCATATATTTGACAAAAATGGTGGTAATTTGGGTCAGACTGGCTGTGTGTCTTGGATGTTCAACAAAAAAGGTGTGATTATAATAGAAAAAGAGAGCTTCCCGGACGAGGATTTTGTAATGGAAAAGGCTTTAGAGTATGGAGCTGAAGATTTTTCCTCAGAGAATGATGTATATGAGATAATAACCTCTCCAGAGGATTTTTCAAAGGTGAGAGAGGGTTTAGAAAAGGATGGATTTACATTTATAAGAGCTCAGATAGAGATGATTCCTCAAACCACTGTAAAGCTTTCTGAAGAAGATGCACAAAAAATGAGAAGACTAATTGACATGCTTGAGGACAATGACGATGTAAAAGAGGTATATCATAATTGGGAAGAGGAGTAA
- a CDS encoding oligosaccharide flippase family protein yields the protein MNRKIVNQILILTLCNILTYSLFFFYRVFISRQIGSIGMGLYTFGMTLYYLFYNISSGGISTAISKYIAETSELSKIKVKTIFIMGKIIFLWSVVVAIIFLSLNPILCTGVFNTPVLQETIYPLVICKVVVSQSAIFKGFFMGCKILLRLHLRRFLKIL from the coding sequence ATGAATAGAAAAATTGTAAATCAAATTTTGATACTCACACTATGCAATATTCTAACATACAGCCTATTTTTCTTCTACAGAGTGTTTATCTCAAGACAAATCGGCTCTATTGGCATGGGCCTTTATACATTTGGTATGACCTTGTACTATCTATTTTATAACATCTCAAGCGGCGGAATCTCGACAGCAATTTCAAAGTACATAGCTGAAACTTCTGAATTGTCAAAAATAAAAGTAAAAACCATTTTCATTATGGGTAAAATTATATTTTTGTGGAGCGTTGTAGTTGCAATCATTTTTTTATCTTTAAATCCTATACTTTGCACTGGTGTATTCAACACCCCTGTTCTCCAAGAAACCATCTACCCACTTGTTATCTGTAAAGTGGTTGTTTCGCAATCAGCAATCTTCAAAGGTTTTTTTATGGGATGCAAAATCCTTCTCCGCCTGCATTTGCGGAGGTTTTTGAAAATCTTATGA
- a CDS encoding MATE family efflux transporter, translating to MQNPSPPAFAEVFENLMRLSIMCPLFLNLDKTASFETKLFLTFLGILLGEFSSCGFLIAAYKIRFSKNTLKINLTDLVEIPSKIYKTSIPLATIGVIGMIFQSLENMIIPKLFELIGMENSQAISVYGIINGMSFPAALLPLVIINSLSIIIIPTLSEIKGYDKTLNSRINSFIFTTLIVSLPTTCIFLLYPVEICASLYKNQLAGSYLKHIAPAIVFYYISVTLSSILNALGEVVFNFVQSTILIIIRLLLYIPSILIFKNELPYIWITNMFALISCIVMIEKISNLKLKFTLEKDTVVSLLFLACFCLFVILVIFYI from the coding sequence ATGCAAAATCCTTCTCCGCCTGCATTTGCGGAGGTTTTTGAAAATCTTATGAGACTTTCCATTATGTGTCCTCTTTTTTTAAATCTTGATAAAACTGCTTCATTTGAAACAAAACTTTTTCTTACCTTTCTTGGAATACTTTTGGGTGAATTTTCGAGCTGTGGTTTTCTCATAGCAGCATATAAGATTAGGTTTTCAAAGAATACTCTTAAGATCAACTTAACTGATCTTGTCGAAATACCTTCTAAGATATATAAAACTTCTATTCCATTAGCAACAATAGGTGTTATTGGAATGATATTTCAATCGCTTGAAAACATGATTATACCAAAACTTTTTGAGTTAATCGGTATGGAAAACTCTCAAGCTATTTCAGTATACGGGATCATAAATGGAATGAGTTTTCCTGCTGCATTACTACCTCTTGTGATAATAAATTCACTCTCAATTATTATAATACCAACTTTGTCCGAAATAAAAGGATATGACAAAACTTTAAACTCACGAATAAACTCTTTTATTTTCACAACATTAATAGTCTCTCTACCCACCACATGTATATTTCTACTCTACCCGGTTGAGATCTGTGCCTCTCTTTACAAAAACCAGTTAGCAGGAAGCTATTTAAAACATATTGCACCCGCTATAGTTTTTTATTATATTTCTGTCACACTTTCAAGTATATTAAACGCACTTGGAGAGGTTGTTTTTAACTTTGTTCAAAGTACCATATTGATAATCATCCGCCTTCTACTTTACATACCTTCAATATTAATCTTCAAAAATGAACTTCCCTATATCTGGATTACCAATATGTTTGCTCTAATTTCCTGTATTGTTATGATAGAAAAAATTTCAAATTTGAAACTTAAATTTACACTTGAAAAAGATACAGTTGTTTCTCTTCTTTTTCTTGCTTGTTTTTGCTTGTTTGTTATACTTGTGATTTTCTATATCTAG